A part of Legionella sainthelensi genomic DNA contains:
- the ahcY gene encoding adenosylhomocysteinase: MELVDKVGAKGNMIHDYKVADMALASWGRKEIAIAETEMPGLMALREEFGATKPLKGARIAGCLHMTIQTAVLIETLVALGAEVRWSSCNIFSTQDHAAAAIAAKGIPVFAWKGETEEEYWWCVEQTLAGPNNWAPNLLLDDGGDLTQIIHQKYPQLLPDIKGVSEETTTGVARLYEMAKHGELSIPAINVNDSVTKSKFDNLYGCRESLLDGLKRATDVMVAGKVALILGYGDVGKGCAQALRGQGAIVLIAEIDPICALQAAMEGYRVVTLDDVAEQVDIVVTATGNYHVVTHEHMKRMRNQAILCNIGHFDSEIDVQSLKKYQWENIKPQVDHVIFPDGKRIILLAEGRLVNLGCATGHPSFVMSASFSNQVLAQIELFKNAAQYEKQVYVLPKLLDEKVARLHLDRIGVKLTRLTDEQAQYLGVEINGPFKPDHYRY, translated from the coding sequence ATGGAATTAGTCGATAAAGTAGGAGCAAAAGGCAATATGATCCATGATTATAAAGTTGCAGATATGGCGCTGGCGTCTTGGGGACGCAAAGAAATTGCTATAGCAGAGACGGAAATGCCAGGTTTAATGGCTTTACGTGAAGAGTTTGGTGCAACAAAACCCTTGAAAGGCGCTCGTATTGCAGGTTGTTTGCATATGACCATTCAAACAGCGGTGCTTATTGAAACTTTGGTTGCTTTGGGGGCTGAAGTTCGTTGGTCTTCTTGTAATATATTTTCCACTCAAGACCATGCAGCTGCTGCTATTGCAGCTAAAGGTATTCCTGTATTTGCCTGGAAGGGTGAAACAGAGGAAGAATATTGGTGGTGTGTGGAACAAACACTGGCTGGCCCCAATAATTGGGCACCTAATTTATTGCTCGATGACGGCGGTGATTTAACACAAATCATTCATCAAAAATATCCGCAACTATTACCTGATATCAAAGGTGTTTCAGAAGAGACGACTACAGGTGTTGCTCGGTTGTATGAAATGGCCAAACATGGTGAATTAAGTATTCCTGCAATTAATGTGAATGATTCGGTAACTAAGTCTAAGTTCGATAATTTATACGGTTGTCGCGAATCTTTATTGGATGGTTTAAAACGAGCTACTGACGTGATGGTCGCAGGAAAAGTTGCTCTTATTTTAGGTTATGGAGATGTAGGCAAAGGCTGCGCTCAAGCTCTACGGGGCCAAGGTGCTATTGTTTTAATTGCTGAAATTGATCCTATTTGCGCTCTTCAAGCGGCGATGGAAGGTTATCGCGTTGTTACTTTAGATGATGTTGCAGAGCAAGTCGACATTGTGGTTACTGCTACAGGTAATTATCATGTAGTCACGCATGAACATATGAAAAGAATGCGAAATCAAGCTATTTTATGTAATATTGGTCATTTTGATTCCGAAATCGATGTACAAAGCTTGAAAAAATATCAATGGGAAAATATTAAGCCCCAAGTGGATCATGTTATTTTTCCTGATGGGAAACGCATTATACTTTTAGCTGAAGGACGTTTGGTTAATTTAGGTTGTGCAACAGGTCACCCTAGTTTTGTGATGTCGGCCTCTTTTTCCAATCAAGTTTTAGCACAAATTGAATTATTCAAAAATGCTGCTCAATATGAAAAACAAGTTTATGTTCTTCCGAAACTGTTGGATGAAAAAGTTGCTCGGCTGCATTTAGATCGCATTGGTGTGAAGCTAACTCGATTAACTGATGAGCAAGCTCAATATTTAGGTGTTGAGATCAACGGTCCCTTTAAACCGGATCATTATCGTTACTAA
- a CDS encoding S8 family serine peptidase: MLKLGILSLSLLSIAHNAFAAPANDAVRVIIKYKEQITSVSSLKSQIKQITQLPVKQINPMANGAYLLILDTTNGSLSKEIDNEDTTSLVLDRLRKNPQVLYAVKDRVSYFKPVPDPEILDAGSLLSHEIQWDEFSRPAGIMLESKPGSRDGAWFYTTGLSKEPVVVAVLDTGIALNENLINNLVKDDAGNIWGWNFAGNNNNLMDETRSYHGTHVAGTIAGYGHVMSGMGEDLKILPLKIPGANGMFYESSVINAIYWAVGGDVPGVPKNIHPAKILNMSFGVDKGPNQEIDYCDQALQEAVFFAREHGAVLAVAAGNDNVWEHFNAPAICNGTIKVASTGPEGLRSYFSNYGPSVTLAAPGGDKRYGLWGGILSTVNPGGGYGGSGFDFYQGTSMATPHVAGVAGLILAASNKALSSEQIEQLLYITTHDFGVSSDSNKSCVGKKPCGHGILDAENAVKAAAAGYDLLFSSPKTKSLAMKNCGKNSLTPGKSRVVIDGVTWVLNNAACETLDSFQKPHIEQTKNGAIIAHYGSISYHLDQSAYKECQVIGYDGVGCYL; encoded by the coding sequence ATGTTGAAGTTAGGGATTTTAAGTCTTAGTCTTTTGTCTATCGCCCATAATGCATTTGCGGCACCCGCAAATGATGCTGTCCGAGTGATAATCAAGTATAAAGAACAAATAACGAGTGTTTCTTCTTTAAAATCGCAAATAAAACAAATTACCCAATTACCTGTGAAGCAAATAAATCCTATGGCGAATGGAGCTTATTTATTAATTTTAGATACTACAAATGGCTCTCTTTCTAAAGAAATAGATAATGAGGATACTACTTCCTTAGTTTTGGACCGTCTGCGTAAAAATCCACAAGTTTTATATGCAGTGAAAGACCGAGTAAGTTACTTTAAACCAGTTCCTGATCCAGAAATTTTGGATGCTGGTAGTTTATTATCCCATGAAATTCAATGGGATGAATTTTCACGTCCTGCAGGAATCATGTTGGAATCTAAGCCGGGCTCTCGAGATGGTGCTTGGTTTTATACTACCGGCTTGTCTAAAGAACCTGTAGTAGTTGCAGTATTAGATACTGGAATAGCCTTAAATGAAAATTTAATAAATAATCTTGTTAAAGATGATGCTGGTAATATATGGGGTTGGAACTTTGCGGGAAATAATAATAATTTAATGGATGAGACCAGATCCTATCATGGTACTCATGTTGCTGGAACAATAGCAGGTTATGGTCATGTGATGAGTGGTATGGGTGAAGACTTAAAAATTCTTCCGCTAAAAATTCCTGGCGCTAATGGAATGTTCTATGAAAGTTCTGTAATCAATGCCATTTATTGGGCTGTAGGTGGCGATGTTCCCGGAGTTCCAAAAAATATTCATCCGGCAAAAATATTGAATATGAGTTTCGGTGTGGATAAAGGACCGAATCAAGAGATTGATTATTGCGATCAGGCGTTACAAGAGGCGGTCTTTTTCGCACGTGAACATGGCGCGGTTCTAGCTGTGGCAGCAGGAAATGATAATGTATGGGAGCATTTTAATGCCCCGGCAATTTGTAATGGAACTATTAAAGTCGCATCTACTGGGCCAGAGGGGCTTCGATCCTATTTTTCTAACTATGGACCTAGTGTGACATTAGCCGCTCCAGGAGGAGACAAACGTTATGGACTTTGGGGTGGTATCTTATCCACGGTGAATCCAGGAGGTGGTTATGGAGGATCTGGATTTGATTTTTATCAAGGAACGAGTATGGCAACGCCCCATGTTGCAGGTGTTGCAGGATTAATTCTTGCCGCAAGTAATAAAGCACTTAGCTCTGAGCAAATTGAGCAGTTACTTTATATTACAACACATGATTTTGGAGTAAGTTCTGACTCGAATAAATCTTGTGTAGGAAAGAAACCTTGCGGACATGGAATTTTGGATGCTGAAAATGCCGTTAAAGCTGCAGCAGCAGGGTATGATTTACTCTTTTCATCCCCTAAAACCAAAAGTTTAGCGATGAAAAATTGTGGGAAAAATTCATTAACACCAGGTAAGTCGCGGGTTGTTATCGATGGTGTGACTTGGGTACTAAATAACGCGGCTTGTGAAACTCTGGATAGTTTTCAAAAACCTCATATAGAGCAAACTAAAAATGGTGCTATTATTGCTCATTATGGCTCGATAAGTTATCACCTTGATCAAAGTGCTTATAAAGAATGTCAGGTTATTGGTTATGATGGGGTAGGGTGTTACCTATAA
- a CDS encoding superoxide dismutase family protein has protein sequence MAKTNHSKQIILSMLAILIATTANAGTVTSDVYTTNGTSAGKIVFEDSQYGLLIKPQLTGLPAGIHGFHIHQHPDCGDHAMNAGGHLDPANTNSHQGPYGQGHLGDLPVLMVDSKGTAVTTLLAPRLKTKDIQGHSIMVHEGGDNYSDNPPLGGGGTRIACGKISL, from the coding sequence ATGGCCAAAACAAATCACTCAAAACAAATTATACTCAGTATGCTCGCTATATTGATTGCCACCACCGCAAATGCAGGTACTGTAACTAGTGATGTTTATACAACAAATGGAACTTCAGCAGGGAAAATTGTCTTTGAAGACAGTCAATACGGTTTGCTGATTAAACCCCAACTAACAGGGCTTCCTGCTGGCATTCATGGTTTTCATATTCACCAACATCCAGATTGTGGGGATCATGCTATGAATGCAGGGGGGCACTTAGACCCTGCAAATACAAACAGTCACCAAGGTCCATATGGCCAAGGCCATCTGGGTGATTTACCAGTATTAATGGTCGATAGTAAGGGAACCGCAGTAACCACTCTACTAGCACCTCGTTTAAAAACTAAAGATATCCAGGGACATTCTATTATGGTTCATGAAGGAGGGGATAATTATAGTGATAATCCGCCTTTGGGTGGTGGAGGTACACGTATTGCTTGCGGAAAAATTTCTTTATAA
- a CDS encoding GNAT family N-acetyltransferase, with product MTQYVTTSKIRTAALEDAAAIAQIHISSWQKMYKDFIPETILQNLSLQDRTQQWHDLIMQHVKVLIIEINQQIVGFASIGTFHNFGTDGSMGEIKAIYLHPDYWRKGLGTQLCTAAISELTKLGYKKVLLWVFEDNHQARKFYDALGFEVTSSTKLEEFYEGGALLKEVLYQKVI from the coding sequence ATGACTCAATACGTAACAACGTCAAAAATTAGAACAGCTGCTTTAGAAGATGCCGCGGCTATAGCTCAAATTCATATCTCTTCTTGGCAAAAGATGTACAAAGACTTTATTCCAGAAACGATATTACAAAACTTATCTCTGCAAGATCGCACCCAGCAGTGGCATGATTTAATAATGCAACATGTAAAAGTATTAATAATTGAAATTAATCAGCAAATTGTTGGTTTTGCAAGCATAGGCACTTTTCATAATTTTGGTACCGATGGCTCAATGGGAGAAATCAAAGCAATTTATTTACATCCTGATTATTGGCGCAAAGGATTAGGAACTCAATTATGTACTGCTGCTATCTCTGAACTTACAAAATTAGGATATAAAAAAGTACTTTTATGGGTATTTGAAGACAATCATCAAGCGCGAAAATTTTACGATGCTCTAGGATTTGAAGTAACAAGTTCCACCAAACTAGAAGAGTTTTATGAGGGTGGGGCTCTATTAAAAGAAGTTCTTTATCAAAAAGTAATTTAA
- a CDS encoding protein adenylyltransferase SelO produces MDSKIYSSSYLKLPTDFYEEINPTPIANPYLVKFNLELASFLRVPQISPANEKKYLQFYAGNSIPAHLKSIALAYAGHQFGYYVPLLGDGRAVLLGEACSEDGKRWDIQLKGSGRTKFSRMGDGRAPLASVLREYLISEAMHGLQIPTTRCLVAIASEEQIYRQNGPVPLGVLTRIASSSLRVGSFEYAASLKEHHLLKSLAHYALDRHYPALLQSENPYLELFKAVVDRQASLIAEWMGVGFIHGVMNTDNMTISGETIDYGPCAFMDEFDFDTVFSSIDVTGRYAFGNQASIAKWNLAQFQYALLPLFDSKEKHALTQLHEILDSFKERFYYYWGVKIREKLGLIGESNSIAELVNNFFSLMQQYKPDFTNTFRLMSNAIDSHNEQINLIKALGDQPKSKQWVSDWLNQIKHQEVDLQKIKNRMNQVNPAYIPRNHLVENAIKDFIENKDSTLMDTLLNVLKNPFQQQKNTEHLQCLPLAHERVCQTFCGT; encoded by the coding sequence TTGGATTCTAAAATTTACAGTAGTTCTTATTTAAAATTACCCACTGATTTTTATGAGGAAATAAATCCTACCCCCATTGCAAATCCCTATTTAGTCAAATTTAATCTTGAATTAGCCTCTTTTCTTAGAGTACCCCAAATATCCCCTGCCAATGAGAAAAAATACCTACAGTTTTATGCGGGCAATTCGATCCCAGCACATCTTAAGAGTATTGCATTGGCTTATGCAGGACATCAATTCGGTTACTATGTCCCTCTTTTAGGTGATGGTCGCGCAGTTTTGCTTGGGGAAGCATGTAGCGAAGACGGAAAACGATGGGATATTCAATTAAAAGGCTCTGGCAGAACAAAGTTTTCTCGCATGGGTGATGGTAGAGCACCATTAGCTTCGGTTTTAAGAGAATATCTCATTAGTGAAGCAATGCATGGTTTACAAATTCCCACCACCCGTTGTTTGGTTGCAATTGCAAGTGAAGAGCAAATTTATCGTCAAAACGGCCCTGTACCTCTAGGTGTACTAACACGAATAGCATCGAGCAGCTTACGAGTAGGCTCATTTGAATATGCGGCATCACTTAAAGAACATCATTTATTAAAATCATTAGCACACTATGCACTCGACCGACATTATCCAGCGCTTTTACAAAGTGAAAATCCTTATCTTGAATTATTTAAAGCCGTTGTTGATCGCCAAGCGAGCCTGATTGCTGAATGGATGGGTGTCGGTTTTATTCATGGGGTTATGAATACAGACAACATGACTATATCTGGTGAAACCATTGATTATGGTCCTTGTGCGTTTATGGATGAATTTGATTTTGATACTGTATTTAGCTCCATTGATGTTACTGGTCGATATGCTTTTGGCAATCAAGCGTCTATTGCCAAATGGAATTTAGCTCAATTTCAGTATGCATTATTACCTTTATTCGATTCTAAAGAGAAACACGCATTAACCCAATTACACGAAATATTGGATTCCTTTAAAGAGCGTTTTTATTATTACTGGGGCGTAAAGATAAGAGAAAAATTAGGCTTAATTGGTGAAAGTAATTCGATTGCAGAATTAGTTAATAATTTTTTTAGTTTAATGCAACAATATAAGCCTGATTTTACCAATACTTTTCGTCTTATGAGCAATGCAATTGACTCTCATAATGAACAAATAAATCTAATAAAAGCACTAGGAGACCAACCTAAGAGTAAACAATGGGTTTCTGATTGGTTAAATCAAATCAAACATCAAGAAGTTGACCTTCAAAAAATAAAAAACAGAATGAATCAGGTAAACCCCGCTTATATTCCTAGAAATCATTTGGTAGAAAATGCAATAAAAGATTTTATTGAAAATAAAGACAGTACTTTAATGGACACTCTTTTAAACGTATTGAAAAACCCTTTTCAACAACAAAAAAACACGGAACATTTACAATGTTTGCCCTTGGCGCATGAGCGTGTATGCCAAACTTTTTGTGGAACTTAA